One window of Planctomycetaceae bacterium genomic DNA carries:
- a CDS encoding O-antigen ligase family protein: MKRSVFGLIAAIITANMLWASEEAYDGAGLHWVVLWGMVGLLASLNQFSRMRSDDAIQPADGPANKTFRTAQLADIGWMLIAVGQWISTARLFRTGGDRRTALNLSLEWFALAIAWWVFRQLQRHHDQRRQLGILFACLIAGIATYGLWQHHVIYVQQSDWYTGIRNELDELAGSDNPASFGQIAKLKSELQQNGIPLSGTDRILWENRLLNSTEPTGTFALANTLAGLLGVGLVMIAGQLANEWMKSVHRRKLQMLYLCIVFTLAGYCFVLTKSRTAWIATLVGFVILFAQRRRTPASTRRAFRIAVFAGATMLLTSAIAAATGALDKEVLLESPRSLQFRLLYWLGTRDVLLESPVFGAGPGNFRQAYLRHKPPESSEEIRDPHNMLLEAWTSGGLMSLVGIILCSTAWGISFRHSRSSDREQNERLNKRVTDSEVTESADAFNIEGALWKACVTGFLLHSVWQWLNGRDFSDAIDPFLLVPFTSVAGCWILTRSIRPRRSPQKEGQQGRNESGFEPMSNRICLAASAVLGIHLLGAGGFQMPSVMLVFAAMLTGATGSDPVLPPAQNNAAEKSNLSTRLAATTNLVLCTIGLFVSIRFGLMPVRESEQFSQQAQFALIDGNTSTAVAFFKKAASADPFGVHPRQQIAELETYRLQEMVRQQVQGHSASVPPDERREINPALTRQFKLALRACENLENADLQSVVVPRLRSECEYAMFEGTGDRSHLGKAVEHLQEVVRMYPTNPVDLWRLAITAADDSQRLPLAKNAAAKAVLQDEINHKWGHIDRYLSEDQLSQLESILNQ; this comes from the coding sequence ATGAAACGCTCTGTCTTTGGACTCATCGCGGCCATCATTACGGCCAACATGCTCTGGGCTTCAGAAGAAGCCTACGATGGTGCGGGCCTGCACTGGGTCGTCCTGTGGGGAATGGTGGGCCTGCTCGCTTCGCTGAACCAGTTCAGCCGCATGCGGTCTGATGATGCAATACAGCCAGCCGACGGTCCTGCAAACAAAACCTTCCGAACTGCACAACTGGCTGACATTGGCTGGATGTTGATTGCTGTCGGTCAGTGGATTTCAACAGCGAGACTGTTCCGAACCGGAGGCGATCGAAGAACAGCGTTGAATTTATCGCTGGAGTGGTTTGCACTGGCCATCGCGTGGTGGGTGTTCCGGCAGTTGCAGCGACATCACGACCAACGACGCCAGCTTGGTATCCTGTTCGCGTGCCTGATCGCCGGAATTGCAACCTATGGTCTGTGGCAGCATCATGTTATCTACGTCCAACAATCTGATTGGTACACAGGTATCCGCAACGAACTCGATGAGCTCGCAGGGTCAGATAACCCCGCATCGTTTGGCCAGATTGCGAAACTCAAGTCCGAATTGCAGCAGAATGGCATCCCACTCTCCGGCACGGACCGAATTCTTTGGGAAAACCGACTGCTGAACAGCACTGAGCCGACAGGCACCTTCGCCCTGGCAAATACGCTGGCAGGCTTGCTGGGTGTGGGATTGGTGATGATTGCGGGCCAGCTGGCAAACGAATGGATGAAGAGCGTCCATCGTCGCAAACTGCAAATGCTCTACCTGTGCATCGTCTTCACTCTGGCTGGCTATTGCTTCGTCCTGACAAAAAGCCGTACGGCCTGGATCGCCACGCTGGTCGGTTTCGTCATCCTGTTTGCTCAAAGAAGACGAACCCCTGCATCCACGAGACGAGCGTTCAGAATTGCGGTCTTCGCCGGCGCTACGATGCTTCTGACATCCGCAATTGCAGCAGCCACAGGCGCTCTGGACAAAGAGGTCCTTCTCGAATCGCCTCGATCTCTGCAGTTCCGTCTTCTGTATTGGCTGGGCACCAGGGATGTCCTCCTGGAGTCCCCTGTATTTGGAGCTGGTCCCGGCAATTTCCGGCAGGCATACCTGAGACATAAGCCACCTGAATCCAGCGAAGAAATCCGCGATCCGCATAACATGCTGCTGGAAGCTTGGACATCCGGCGGGCTGATGAGTCTTGTTGGGATAATTCTGTGTTCGACCGCGTGGGGAATCAGTTTCCGCCACTCACGAAGTAGCGACCGTGAGCAGAATGAACGTTTGAATAAGCGAGTCACAGATTCGGAAGTAACTGAGTCAGCGGATGCGTTCAATATTGAGGGAGCGTTGTGGAAAGCCTGCGTAACTGGATTTCTCCTGCATTCCGTCTGGCAATGGTTGAATGGCCGAGACTTTTCTGACGCGATTGATCCGTTCCTGCTGGTTCCGTTCACTTCAGTGGCAGGATGCTGGATTCTTACGAGATCGATTCGACCAAGACGATCGCCTCAGAAAGAAGGACAGCAAGGCCGGAATGAATCGGGGTTCGAACCGATGTCGAACCGAATCTGCCTGGCTGCCTCCGCTGTACTGGGCATACATCTGCTTGGCGCGGGTGGTTTCCAGATGCCATCCGTCATGCTGGTGTTTGCAGCGATGCTGACCGGTGCCACTGGCAGCGATCCTGTTCTACCGCCCGCCCAAAATAATGCTGCTGAAAAGAGCAATTTGTCAACAAGGCTTGCAGCCACAACAAATCTGGTCCTCTGTACGATCGGGCTGTTTGTCAGCATACGGTTTGGCTTGATGCCCGTTCGGGAATCTGAGCAATTCTCACAGCAGGCTCAGTTCGCGCTGATCGATGGTAATACATCGACCGCTGTCGCTTTTTTCAAAAAAGCGGCCTCTGCAGACCCATTTGGCGTGCATCCGCGCCAACAGATCGCAGAACTCGAAACGTACAGGCTTCAGGAAATGGTCCGTCAGCAAGTGCAGGGTCACTCGGCAAGCGTGCCACCGGATGAAAGGCGGGAGATCAACCCGGCTCTCACTCGGCAGTTCAAACTGGCATTGCGGGCCTGTGAGAATCTGGAAAATGCTGATCTTCAGAGTGTTGTTGTGCCAAGACTGCGATCTGAATGCGAATACGCTATGTTCGAAGGCACAGGCGACCGCAGTCATCTCGGTAAAGCAGTAGAACATCTGCAGGAAGTTGTCAGAATGTATCCGACAAATCCGGTCGACTTGTGGAGACTGGCGATAACAGCGGCTGA
- a CDS encoding MraY family glycosyltransferase — MYFRRDEAETRGKFEVAMLEVLVAAFLVPMAISAIVVPFIRGLAPTLGLIDQPGHRKVHVQPTPRSGGIAVWLGIVLTILIGVLGWKLQWPGFAARLETLTDSMTGNPERMRQLMAVAVGGCLLFFVGLADDRFNLSWKIRLGIQLSVAAGVSLAGVRATIFVSQPWIGLCVSILWIMILTNAMNFLDNMDALSAGIGVIASLIFAVILVVLLHNPVWSVAIALVMLAGSLTGFLFWNRPPASIFMGDCGSNLIGFLLATLTIVGTFYDHSGSRHVILAPLCVLAIPLYDFSTVILIRLRQGRSPFHGDKSHFSHRLVELGLRPGPAVLTIHLATLMTGLGGVLLYKVSDWSGAVVVLSLIVCVLCIVAILETVGRRSVNQMTAIKATQEANHNMAGAGGPDVAVTSPS; from the coding sequence ATGTATTTCCGCAGAGACGAGGCGGAAACAAGGGGTAAGTTCGAGGTAGCAATGCTGGAAGTCCTGGTGGCGGCGTTCCTGGTGCCGATGGCAATTTCGGCCATCGTAGTCCCGTTTATTCGTGGGCTTGCGCCAACCCTTGGACTCATCGACCAACCAGGGCACAGGAAGGTGCATGTGCAGCCAACCCCGCGGAGCGGCGGAATTGCTGTCTGGCTGGGAATCGTGCTGACCATTCTCATCGGGGTGCTCGGATGGAAACTGCAATGGCCCGGATTTGCCGCCCGTCTTGAAACGCTGACGGATTCCATGACTGGAAACCCCGAACGGATGCGTCAGCTGATGGCCGTTGCTGTGGGAGGATGCCTTCTTTTCTTTGTGGGTCTTGCTGATGATCGATTCAACCTTTCCTGGAAGATCAGGCTTGGTATTCAGTTGTCAGTTGCGGCAGGAGTCTCCCTTGCCGGCGTTCGGGCAACGATCTTTGTATCGCAACCCTGGATCGGCCTGTGTGTCAGCATCCTCTGGATCATGATTCTGACAAACGCCATGAATTTCCTTGACAACATGGATGCGTTGTCGGCGGGAATCGGCGTAATCGCATCTTTAATCTTCGCGGTCATCCTTGTAGTGCTGCTGCACAATCCTGTCTGGTCCGTGGCCATCGCGCTGGTGATGCTTGCTGGTTCACTCACAGGATTCTTATTCTGGAACCGCCCACCTGCCTCTATTTTCATGGGCGACTGTGGCAGTAATCTCATTGGGTTCCTTCTGGCGACATTGACGATCGTCGGAACCTTCTACGACCACTCCGGCAGCCGACATGTCATTCTCGCTCCGTTGTGCGTTCTGGCGATTCCCCTGTACGACTTCAGTACAGTCATTCTGATTCGACTCCGGCAGGGTCGAAGCCCTTTCCATGGAGACAAGAGCCACTTTTCTCATCGACTCGTTGAACTCGGCCTGCGTCCCGGGCCAGCGGTTCTGACAATTCATCTCGCCACTCTGATGACAGGACTTGGCGGCGTTCTGCTTTATAAGGTCTCCGACTGGTCGGGCGCAGTGGTTGTCCTGAGTCTGATCGTCTGCGTGTTATGCATTGTTGCAATTCTGGAGACCGTGGGGCGAAGATCAGTCAATCAGATGACGGCGATCAAGGCCACGCAGGAAGCCAACCATAACATGGCGGGTGCAGGCGGTCCTGATGTCGCTGTGACCAGTCCATCATGA
- a CDS encoding tetratricopeptide repeat protein — translation MRIQITPKTVRRLMSADGYLDLDMPEKAIAELECMPESTVLDGPRHLLMGIALKTLDRHPEAISHLERAARIMPSPVRRFAWQELTDSYKAVGSEQLAAMASQLAGDVQVDLQISVPFSPVTLNLSKSKNSLAK, via the coding sequence ATGCGAATTCAGATTACCCCAAAAACCGTTCGACGATTGATGTCCGCAGACGGTTATCTGGATCTGGACATGCCCGAAAAAGCGATCGCCGAACTGGAATGCATGCCGGAATCGACCGTGCTGGATGGCCCGCGCCATCTGCTGATGGGAATCGCACTGAAGACGCTTGATCGACATCCGGAGGCGATCAGTCATCTGGAGCGGGCGGCAAGAATCATGCCCTCACCGGTGAGGCGATTTGCCTGGCAGGAATTGACTGATTCGTACAAGGCCGTGGGCAGCGAACAACTGGCCGCGATGGCGTCACAACTTGCGGGGGATGTTCAGGTTGATTTGCAAATCTCGGTCCCATTCAGCCCGGTGACCCTGAATCTGTCCAAGTCAAAGAATTCGTTAGCGAAATAG